A genomic region of Methylobacterium durans contains the following coding sequences:
- a CDS encoding Ig-like domain-containing protein, with translation MALNQNDTVQETIGTDDIHVRALLNNGWRWNLSATTGGLINWAVDPADNWTPLQIATLSNIFAAYAAVANVTFQQVTTLSDAEIVLNRTTGSQIGNFGGYSGTPAEASDVGTDTFSSVTIAQQGQVNTYFATDGFLISGQPNTFIPNPNTSDTANPQIISAEGFELMLHEIGHALGLKHPHDGGAVSSPDRFPGVANSGDTGNNGLNQSAYTMMSYNHWDPDTTATGALPTMSTPMAFDIAAIQRLYGANTTARQGNDTYILSDPGTDGTIEAIWDTKGVDQIVYNGSARAHIDLRPATLDDTPTGGGLVSYTFTGSGATRAFGFGFTIAGDYMHAIDDQTGITGVIIENAVGGSGDDEFVGNSVSNEWTGNAGNDIADGGGGSDTAIFSGARADYKTSVVLNGTESWVQIVDMRPSSPNGSDQFLNFESFEFSNRIYTLAEVLDQPPKATADSNGTAKNSTLIVNAANGVLANDTDDNNTMSVSAVDGVSGNVGQVVKGVYGSLTLKADGSYVYIADKGGLPPKIVAQDVFTYTVSDPIGGTDTKTLSIVVSNPGVSYAHGTSGTLSGGNGPDVVDGSAGNVVLIGGNGPDVLIGGAGDTLTGGNGPDIFLFRPSFGANSITDFRVGTDAIQFDDSIFATSAALFAHTSNSVGGSLINDGNGNTVTLTGVTLAQMQAHSSDFYFV, from the coding sequence ATGGCTCTGAACCAGAACGACACCGTCCAGGAAACCATCGGCACCGACGACATCCACGTCAGAGCTTTACTTAATAACGGTTGGCGGTGGAATCTCTCCGCAACTACAGGAGGACTTATTAATTGGGCTGTTGACCCAGCCGATAATTGGACGCCGCTTCAGATCGCGACTCTCTCGAATATTTTTGCAGCCTACGCTGCCGTGGCCAATGTGACGTTTCAACAGGTAACAACTTTATCTGATGCAGAGATTGTTCTGAATCGGACGACTGGATCGCAAATCGGCAATTTCGGTGGGTACTCAGGCACGCCTGCTGAGGCAAGCGATGTAGGGACGGACACCTTCAGCTCTGTAACCATTGCCCAGCAAGGGCAAGTCAACACCTACTTTGCCACGGACGGCTTTCTCATCTCCGGCCAGCCAAACACCTTCATTCCAAATCCGAACACATCCGATACAGCTAACCCTCAGATTATTTCGGCCGAGGGCTTCGAGCTGATGCTTCATGAAATCGGCCATGCGCTTGGATTGAAGCATCCACACGACGGCGGCGCGGTCTCAAGCCCCGATCGTTTCCCCGGGGTGGCCAATTCGGGAGATACCGGAAACAACGGCCTGAATCAGTCGGCCTACACAATGATGAGCTACAATCATTGGGACCCTGACACCACGGCTACCGGCGCTCTGCCTACCATGTCAACGCCCATGGCGTTCGATATCGCAGCAATTCAGCGTCTTTACGGCGCGAACACCACGGCTCGCCAAGGGAATGACACGTATATCCTATCTGATCCCGGCACAGATGGCACGATAGAGGCCATCTGGGACACAAAAGGGGTGGATCAAATCGTGTACAACGGGTCAGCACGCGCGCACATCGATCTTCGGCCTGCGACCCTCGACGACACCCCGACCGGCGGCGGGTTGGTATCTTATACTTTCACTGGCAGCGGTGCGACCCGGGCATTCGGCTTTGGCTTCACCATCGCCGGCGACTACATGCACGCAATCGACGACCAAACGGGCATCACTGGCGTCATCATCGAGAACGCGGTCGGCGGCTCCGGTGATGACGAGTTCGTGGGCAACAGCGTCAGCAACGAATGGACTGGCAACGCGGGCAACGACATCGCCGACGGCGGGGGCGGAAGCGACACAGCGATTTTTAGTGGCGCTCGGGCAGACTACAAAACCTCTGTCGTTCTGAACGGAACCGAGAGTTGGGTTCAGATCGTTGACATGCGCCCGAGTAGCCCAAACGGCAGCGACCAGTTCTTGAATTTCGAGTCTTTCGAGTTCAGCAACCGGATCTATACGCTGGCCGAGGTGCTGGATCAGCCGCCAAAGGCGACCGCCGATAGCAATGGTACGGCGAAGAATTCCACGCTCATCGTCAACGCAGCCAATGGCGTCCTCGCGAACGACACAGACGACAACAATACTATGTCTGTCAGCGCAGTCGACGGTGTTTCGGGCAACGTTGGACAGGTTGTCAAGGGAGTCTACGGATCCCTGACGCTCAAGGCGGACGGAAGCTATGTCTACATCGCGGATAAGGGCGGGCTGCCGCCCAAGATCGTCGCGCAGGATGTCTTTACGTACACGGTTTCAGATCCGATCGGCGGGACCGACACGAAGACGCTCAGCATCGTGGTTTCCAACCCCGGGGTAAGCTACGCGCACGGTACCAGTGGCACGCTGTCCGGCGGCAATGGCCCGGATGTGGTGGATGGATCAGCAGGCAACGTTGTCCTGATAGGCGGCAACGGTCCCGACGTTCTGATTGGCGGCGCTGGCGATACGCTGACCGGCGGCAATGGACCCGACATCTTCCTTTTCCGGCCGAGCTTTGGCGCAAACTCCATCACCGACTTCAGAGTCGGCACCGATGCGATCCAGTTTGACGACTCCATTTTCGCAACGAGCGCTGCCCTATTCGCTCACACGTCAAACTCCGTAGGCGGATCTCTCATCAATGACGGTAACGGAAACACGGTGACGCTTACAGGCGTGACCCTCGCCCAGATGCAGGCGCATTCAAGTGACTTCTACTTCGTCTAG
- a CDS encoding tyrosine-type recombinase/integrase: MARTVRNPKIDSRSARAKLSERREPYWTVISAGCAIGYRKGAKGGTWVARMRDGSKQYYDALGASDDSRDPDGLTVFSFSQAQERARDFFTRKARELAGHAEPSQGPYTVNAAVSDYLAARERRGSKGVRADRYAANARIIPELGAIEVARITAKRIRDWHHGLAHAPKLVRTGKGASQQATAQVDERDAEAIRARRSTANRLLTVLKAALNHAFHDGKAASDEPWRKVKPFREADAAVVRYLTPAECLRLVNACEADFRDLVRAALVTGCRYGELVRLQASDFNSDAGTVLVRQSKAGKPRHVALTEEGQQLFAALTAGRAPRDLIFTRSDGRAWGVSHQQRPLVEASLQARLEPPATFHILRHTYASLLAMRGVPMGVIAAQLGHSDTRVTERHYAHLAPSYVSQTVRAALPAYGILGTGESAAPRG, encoded by the coding sequence TTGGCGCGCACAGTTCGCAATCCAAAGATCGACAGCCGCTCGGCGCGGGCAAAGCTCTCTGAGCGCCGCGAGCCATACTGGACTGTCATCTCGGCAGGCTGTGCCATTGGCTACCGGAAAGGCGCAAAGGGTGGCACTTGGGTCGCGCGCATGCGCGACGGCTCAAAGCAGTACTACGATGCGCTCGGGGCATCCGATGACAGCCGCGATCCAGACGGCCTGACCGTCTTTTCGTTCTCCCAAGCTCAGGAACGAGCGCGCGACTTCTTCACTCGCAAGGCCCGTGAGCTAGCAGGGCACGCTGAGCCGAGCCAAGGACCCTATACAGTCAACGCAGCCGTCAGCGACTACCTCGCCGCTCGTGAACGCCGTGGATCGAAGGGTGTGCGCGCCGATCGCTACGCTGCCAATGCGCGGATCATCCCAGAACTCGGCGCCATCGAGGTCGCCAGGATCACCGCCAAGCGTATCCGCGACTGGCATCACGGCCTCGCCCATGCACCGAAGTTGGTACGAACCGGCAAGGGCGCATCTCAGCAGGCCACGGCACAGGTAGACGAGCGGGATGCCGAAGCCATTCGGGCCAGGCGTTCGACGGCCAACCGGTTGCTCACCGTCCTGAAGGCAGCGCTGAACCACGCCTTTCACGACGGCAAAGCAGCCTCGGACGAACCTTGGCGCAAGGTGAAGCCGTTCCGCGAAGCAGATGCGGCTGTCGTGCGCTACCTGACACCTGCCGAGTGCCTGCGCCTTGTAAATGCCTGCGAGGCAGACTTTCGCGATCTGGTGCGGGCAGCTCTCGTCACCGGCTGCCGCTATGGCGAACTGGTCCGGTTGCAAGCATCAGACTTCAACTCGGATGCGGGCACGGTGCTGGTTCGGCAGTCCAAGGCTGGCAAGCCGCGCCACGTCGCGCTGACCGAGGAAGGCCAGCAGCTTTTTGCGGCTTTGACGGCCGGCCGTGCGCCACGCGATCTCATTTTTACCCGCTCAGATGGCCGCGCCTGGGGCGTGTCTCATCAGCAGCGTCCGTTGGTCGAGGCATCGCTGCAGGCAAGGCTTGAACCGCCCGCGACCTTTCACATCCTGCGGCACACATACGCGAGCCTCCTCGCCATGCGCGGTGTACCGATGGGCGTCATCGCCGCGCAGCTGGGGCACTCCGACACGCGGGTGACCGAGCGGCACTATGCTCATCTGGCGCCCTCGTACGTCTCACAGACGGTGCGGGCTGCACTTCCGGCCTACGGTATTCTTGGTACGGGCGAGAGCGCCGCTCCGCGTGGTTGA
- a CDS encoding diguanylate cyclase domain-containing protein, giving the protein MARTFIHYAETKLALAAVLLALLCAGTVYGLYQHLVTLQAGTELLMRGNMRARHLAETLSLLQDAETGQRGYLLTGRSEYLEPYDRALKHIDQSLMTLRAEYEEVDLAAAVITSVTLQAHAKLAELKETVEVRRRDGLAAAQRIVLQDTGKRLTDAIRANIDQLLKTEQAVIDRGVAREEAAAKHKATLWLWAAFAALLPISLCLLMAVRDARRSRRESVHLAHVSSHDALTGLLNRPALLARLDEAIARCPREVGLLYLDLNGFKRINDELGHAIGDRVLIEVASRLQETVRPRDAVARLGGDEFVVLIGDCPDRAALNGLAHRIEAALDSISMPDLQGHRIGGSVGTAFSAEDGTWGMSVLATADAAMYARKAQIRQPRPGRFQPRLVPMSA; this is encoded by the coding sequence ATGGCGCGTACCTTCATCCACTATGCAGAGACCAAGCTCGCCCTAGCGGCCGTCCTTCTCGCGCTTCTCTGTGCCGGGACCGTGTATGGCCTCTATCAGCATCTGGTCACCCTTCAGGCCGGGACCGAGTTGCTCATGCGTGGCAACATGCGTGCCCGACACCTCGCAGAGACACTGTCGCTCCTACAGGACGCCGAGACGGGCCAGCGCGGCTATCTTCTGACTGGCCGCTCCGAATATCTGGAGCCCTACGATCGCGCCCTGAAGCACATCGATCAGAGCCTCATGACCCTTCGCGCCGAGTACGAGGAGGTCGATCTTGCGGCCGCGGTCATCACGTCAGTCACTTTGCAAGCGCACGCGAAGCTCGCCGAACTCAAGGAAACGGTCGAGGTCCGCCGCCGGGATGGTCTCGCGGCTGCGCAACGGATTGTGCTCCAGGACACTGGCAAGCGCCTGACGGATGCGATCCGGGCCAACATCGACCAACTTCTGAAGACCGAGCAGGCGGTCATCGATCGGGGTGTCGCGCGTGAGGAGGCGGCGGCGAAACATAAGGCAACCCTCTGGCTCTGGGCGGCCTTCGCGGCACTTCTCCCGATCAGCCTGTGCCTCCTGATGGCGGTACGAGACGCGCGCCGGAGCCGACGTGAGAGCGTGCATCTGGCCCATGTGTCGAGCCATGATGCGCTCACCGGTCTGCTGAACCGCCCAGCGCTGCTTGCACGGCTGGACGAGGCTATTGCGCGCTGTCCCCGCGAGGTCGGGCTCCTGTACCTCGACCTGAATGGCTTCAAGCGGATCAATGATGAGTTGGGTCACGCGATCGGTGACCGCGTGCTGATCGAGGTAGCCAGCCGTCTTCAAGAGACGGTACGTCCGCGCGATGCCGTGGCGCGGCTGGGCGGAGACGAGTTCGTCGTGCTGATCGGGGACTGCCCGGATCGAGCCGCCCTCAATGGGCTCGCGCACCGCATCGAAGCCGCACTGGACAGCATCAGCATGCCGGACCTTCAGGGTCACCGCATTGGCGGGAGCGTTGGGACGGCGTTCAGTGCCGAGGACGGGACTTGGGGCATGTCAGTGCTCGCGACAGCGGATGCGGCCATGTACGCGCGCAAGGCACAAATTCGGCAGCCCAGACCGGGGCGGTTCCAGCCTCGACTTGTGCCAATGTCAGCGTAG
- a CDS encoding cupin domain-containing protein — translation MLSRRMFTGCAICAAIGFVADDASAQTPSGIKRAITSRIDGPAEGYETLQVMVDIEPNFVLDWHTHPGTEAGYTLEGAGELRIKGQATQMIKPGFSWVTAPETPHTLKNGSQTTKLFVTFTVQKGKPLSTPVPAPT, via the coding sequence ATGTTGAGCCGGCGGATGTTCACCGGTTGCGCGATCTGTGCGGCGATTGGGTTCGTGGCGGATGACGCGTCGGCGCAGACGCCGAGCGGGATAAAGCGGGCGATTACCTCGCGGATCGATGGTCCGGCCGAAGGTTATGAGACGCTTCAGGTGATGGTCGATATCGAGCCGAACTTCGTCCTTGACTGGCACACCCACCCAGGCACCGAAGCGGGCTATACGCTGGAAGGCGCCGGCGAGCTGCGCATCAAGGGCCAAGCGACGCAGATGATCAAGCCCGGCTTCTCCTGGGTGACCGCGCCGGAAACTCCGCACACGCTGAAGAACGGATCGCAGACAACCAAGCTGTTCGTCACCTTCACGGTGCAGAAGGGAAAGCCTCTGTCGACCCCGGTTCCGGCGCCGACGTAA
- a CDS encoding endo alpha-1,4 polygalactosaminidase, with translation MPKTGMYVLQGVTPSQIAAAPFDVKVIDIYNDAGQTFTPAEVKQMGGGPGSALLLGYFSIGEAETYRDYFKTIPAAALGPENPQWKGNYEVAFWTPEWKAVATAYIDRMLAAGYDGVYFDVVDEYQTSWAKSHAPGGAAGAEQAMVDLIKYLGDYAEAKHPGFKVWVNNAEELLTHPGYLGTIDGMFKENLFYTDGGQKQPAAETSYSMGLLQKAIDAGKDVISIEYVTGAQKVADVHALDDKYGISSYVAHLDLNGVDTEGVRPGQVMHDDALGAVQPPVPAPPLTTPPVQPDPLPAQKVVAGDASDNRLKGTSGDDIIKGLGGHDRLTGLSGADTFVFQEYGRKNSDTITDFKHGTDHIGLDHAVFQLAQGELSPDAFWVGSKAHDANDRVIYNKTSGDLLYDPDGSGSAAPQVIANIGANMKIDYHDILSI, from the coding sequence ATGCCGAAGACAGGAATGTACGTCCTGCAGGGTGTCACACCTTCGCAGATCGCGGCGGCGCCGTTCGACGTGAAGGTCATCGACATCTACAACGACGCCGGCCAGACGTTCACACCCGCGGAGGTCAAACAGATGGGCGGCGGGCCGGGCAGCGCGCTGCTCCTCGGCTATTTCAGCATCGGCGAGGCCGAGACCTACCGGGATTACTTCAAGACCATTCCGGCCGCGGCCTTGGGGCCTGAGAATCCGCAGTGGAAGGGCAACTACGAGGTCGCCTTCTGGACGCCCGAGTGGAAGGCGGTCGCCACGGCCTACATCGACCGGATGCTGGCTGCCGGCTACGACGGGGTCTACTTCGATGTCGTCGACGAGTATCAGACGTCCTGGGCCAAGAGCCACGCGCCGGGCGGAGCGGCCGGCGCCGAGCAGGCGATGGTCGATCTTATCAAGTATCTAGGTGACTATGCTGAGGCGAAGCACCCCGGCTTCAAGGTGTGGGTCAACAATGCTGAGGAGCTTCTGACCCACCCGGGCTACCTCGGCACGATCGACGGCATGTTCAAGGAGAACCTGTTCTACACCGACGGCGGCCAGAAGCAGCCTGCAGCCGAGACCAGCTACAGCATGGGCCTCCTGCAGAAGGCAATCGACGCCGGCAAGGACGTCATCAGCATCGAGTACGTCACCGGCGCGCAGAAGGTCGCCGATGTGCACGCCTTGGACGACAAGTACGGCATCAGCAGCTACGTCGCCCATCTCGACCTGAATGGCGTCGATACGGAGGGTGTCCGCCCGGGACAGGTGATGCACGACGACGCCCTCGGCGCGGTCCAGCCGCCAGTGCCAGCCCCGCCGCTCACGACGCCACCGGTACAGCCTGACCCGCTGCCGGCGCAGAAAGTGGTCGCCGGGGATGCCAGTGACAATCGCCTCAAGGGCACTTCCGGCGACGATATCATCAAGGGCCTCGGTGGGCATGACAGGCTTACAGGCCTCAGTGGAGCGGACACGTTCGTCTTCCAGGAGTACGGGAGGAAGAACAGCGACACGATCACCGATTTCAAGCACGGGACCGACCACATCGGCCTCGACCACGCTGTCTTCCAATTAGCCCAAGGGGAGCTATCGCCTGACGCATTCTGGGTCGGCAGCAAGGCACACGATGCCAACGACCGCGTCATCTACAACAAGACGAGCGGCGATCTGCTCTACGATCCCGATGGGAGCGGAAGTGCAGCGCCGCAAGTCATTGCCAACATCGGCGCCAACATGAAAATTGATTATCACGACATCCTGTCGATCTAA
- a CDS encoding TadE/TadG family type IV pilus assembly protein: MVPRSLRKLRADRSGASAVEFSLVAPLFVGLMLAICEFSFAFFTLTSAQQAVWGEARQLALGRITTTAARDAVVAALPRWAQTKATVTADKDPADATRYLVTAAIPSPVPHPRASSRASTGAGR; this comes from the coding sequence ATGGTACCGCGTTCACTCAGGAAGCTGCGCGCGGATCGCTCGGGTGCCTCAGCCGTCGAGTTCAGCCTCGTCGCTCCCCTGTTCGTCGGCCTGATGCTCGCGATCTGCGAGTTCTCGTTTGCCTTCTTCACGCTGACCTCCGCGCAACAGGCCGTATGGGGCGAAGCCCGCCAGCTCGCGCTCGGCCGGATCACCACGACCGCTGCCCGTGACGCCGTCGTGGCGGCCCTCCCACGCTGGGCACAGACCAAGGCGACGGTGACAGCTGACAAGGATCCCGCTGACGCCACTCGCTACCTGGTCACAGCCGCAATCCCCTCACCAGTGCCGCACCCACGAGCTTCTTCGCGAGCCTCTACGGGAGCCGGTCGATGA
- a CDS encoding DUF2336 domain-containing protein: MQALQSVVADVEGAIASGDPTKRMTMLRQMTGLFTAQAPRLSEDQIGAFDEVILRLSRDIETRARAELSAHLADVANAPRRVVRNLAYDPSAEVAGPVLERSNRLDESDLVQIASGAGQQHLMALSRRSTLAERVTDVIVSRGNEQVVRSVAGNQGARFSAGGFQILTTRAQQDSELGRVLTKRSDVPEAQRAQLVAIARERARQALAAEFGENAAAQATLAIATALTAVPADFTPAEVAVARQAKTGLDEGAVQTWLTSGETTYALVALAKLAGVPSAIALNAHAAPTTDPLLFLVRSVRFGWKTLKLLLASRPGACPMPRRCRAPSRPFRTSP; encoded by the coding sequence GTGCAGGCGCTGCAGTCCGTCGTTGCTGATGTCGAGGGCGCCATCGCGAGTGGCGACCCGACCAAGCGTATGACCATGCTGCGGCAGATGACGGGCCTGTTCACGGCGCAGGCGCCGCGGCTCAGCGAGGATCAGATCGGCGCCTTCGACGAGGTGATCCTGCGGCTCTCGCGCGACATCGAGACCCGCGCCCGAGCCGAATTGTCGGCGCACCTCGCGGACGTGGCCAATGCCCCGCGCCGGGTGGTGCGCAACCTCGCCTACGATCCCTCCGCGGAGGTGGCCGGGCCCGTGCTCGAACGCTCGAACCGCCTCGACGAGAGCGACCTCGTCCAGATCGCGAGCGGTGCCGGGCAGCAGCACCTGATGGCCCTCTCTCGCCGCAGCACGCTGGCCGAGCGCGTCACCGACGTCATCGTCTCGCGGGGCAACGAGCAGGTGGTGCGCAGCGTCGCGGGCAACCAGGGCGCCCGGTTCTCGGCCGGCGGCTTCCAGATCCTGACGACGCGGGCCCAGCAGGATTCGGAGTTGGGCCGCGTGCTGACGAAGCGCTCCGACGTGCCGGAGGCGCAGCGCGCGCAACTCGTCGCCATCGCCCGCGAGCGCGCCCGCCAAGCCCTGGCGGCGGAATTCGGCGAGAACGCCGCCGCGCAGGCCACCCTCGCCATTGCAACGGCTCTGACAGCGGTTCCTGCAGACTTCACCCCGGCCGAGGTGGCCGTCGCCAGGCAGGCGAAGACCGGCCTCGACGAGGGCGCCGTGCAGACTTGGCTGACCTCCGGCGAGACCACCTACGCGCTGGTGGCTCTGGCGAAGCTCGCGGGCGTTCCCTCGGCGATCGCCCTCAACGCGCACGCGGCGCCGACCACGGACCCGCTCCTGTTCCTGGTGCGCTCGGTCCGCTTCGGCTGGAAGACGCTGAAGCTCCTCCTCGCGAGCCGCCCGGGGGCATGCCCGATGCCGAGGCGCTGCAGAGCGCCTTCCAGGCCTTTCAGGACCTCTCCGTAG
- a CDS encoding IS630 family transposase (programmed frameshift), whose translation MGAPVPLRPDFDAEALRALAKSSRDPDQTRRLLALSAIYAGGSRSEAAALGGVGLQTVRDWVLAFNADGPDGLIGGKAPGARPRLNAEQREALRALVEAGPTPAAHGLVRWRLVDLAQILVEEHGVSVSEQTLSRVLRGLGYAKLSARPRHHAQDQGAIPAFKKPFPARLAEVAQAVGGKPIEVWFADEARVGQKNSITRRWARRGTRPAASKDQRTASAYIFGAICPARGTGAGLVMPRCTTEAMNLHLAEIARAVTAGAHAVLLLDQAGWHMTKKLIVPANITLLPLPARSPELNPVENLWQFIRENWLGNRIFASYEAILDHCCDAWNKLIDQPWRIMSIGLRAWAHKF comes from the exons ATGGGCGCTCCTGTGCCGCTGCGGCCAGACTTCGATGCCGAGGCCTTGCGAGCTCTGGCCAAGAGCTCGCGCGACCCGGATCAGACCCGTCGCCTGCTGGCGCTGTCAGCGATCTATGCTGGCGGCTCGCGCTCCGAGGCGGCGGCTCTCGGTGGGGTTGGCCTGCAGACGGTGCGGGACTGGGTTCTGGCCTTCAACGCCGACGGGCCGGATGGGCTGATCGGCGGCAAAGCCCCTGGAGCCCGCCCGCGCCTGAACGCTGAGCAGCGTGAGGCGCTGCGGGCCTTGGTTGAGGCGGGACCCACGCCGGCTGCGCACGGGCTGGTGCGCTGGCGGCTGGTCGATCTCGCTCAGATCCTGGTGGAGGAGCACGGCGTCTCGGTCTCCGAGCAGACCTTGAGCCGGGTTCTGCGGGGCCTGGGCTACGCCAAGCTCTCGGCTCGTCCGCGCCATCATGCTCAGGATCAGGGCGCCATCCCGGCTTTTAAAAAGC CCTTCCCCGCTCGCTTGGCGGAGGTCGCGCAGGCTGTCGGCGGCAAGCCGATAGAGGTCTGGTTCGCCGACGAGGCCCGGGTCGGTCAGAAGAACTCCATCACACGTCGTTGGGCACGCCGCGGCACACGGCCTGCAGCCTCAAAGGACCAGCGCACCGCCTCCGCCTACATCTTCGGCGCGATCTGCCCGGCTCGTGGCACGGGAGCCGGGCTCGTCATGCCCCGCTGCACCACCGAGGCGATGAACCTGCACCTGGCCGAGATCGCCAGGGCCGTCACCGCCGGTGCGCACGCTGTGCTGCTGCTCGATCAGGCCGGCTGGCACATGACCAAGAAGCTCATCGTCCCAGCCAACATCACGCTGCTGCCGCTGCCGGCGCGCTCGCCCGAGTTGAACCCGGTCGAGAACCTCTGGCAGTTCATCCGCGAGAACTGGCTCGGCAACCGGATCTTTGCGTCATACGAGGCCATCCTCGATCATTGCTGCGACGCTTGGAACAAGCTCATCGACCAACCCTGGCGCATCATGTCCATCGGCCTGCGCGCCTGGGCTCATAAGTTCTGA
- a CDS encoding SDR family NAD(P)-dependent oxidoreductase → MSTKPTVLVTGASSGIGATYANRFARRGHDLVLVARDSARMDALADRLHEETGVAIDVVRADLTDATHMRAVEARLRDDNRIGILVNNAGANVGGGFADQSPDDIERLVTLNATSVMRLARAVAPRFAEAGEGAIVNIGSVVGLVPEFGSTVYGATKAFVQFLSQGLAHELGTKGVYVQAVLPAATRTEIWSRSGADEASLPPMMEVGALVDAALAGFDRREPVTIPHLHDAGQWDAFQAARQAMIPGFGTVEPAPRYAPAA, encoded by the coding sequence ATGTCGACCAAGCCCACCGTCCTCGTCACCGGCGCCTCGTCCGGCATCGGCGCCACGTATGCCAACCGGTTCGCGCGGCGCGGCCACGACCTTGTGCTGGTCGCCCGCGACTCAGCCCGGATGGACGCCCTCGCCGACCGTCTCCACGAGGAGACCGGAGTGGCCATCGACGTGGTGCGGGCCGACCTCACCGACGCGACGCACATGCGTGCCGTCGAGGCACGCCTGCGGGACGACAATCGCATCGGCATCTTGGTCAACAACGCCGGCGCGAACGTCGGCGGCGGCTTCGCCGACCAGTCGCCGGACGACATCGAGCGCCTCGTCACCCTGAACGCCACCTCGGTGATGCGCCTCGCACGCGCCGTCGCGCCGCGTTTCGCCGAGGCCGGCGAGGGCGCCATCGTCAACATCGGGTCCGTCGTCGGGCTGGTGCCGGAGTTCGGCTCGACGGTGTACGGCGCGACCAAGGCCTTCGTGCAGTTCCTGTCCCAGGGCCTGGCGCATGAGCTCGGCACGAAGGGCGTCTACGTCCAGGCCGTCCTGCCGGCGGCCACCCGCACCGAGATCTGGAGCCGCTCCGGCGCCGACGAAGCCTCGCTCCCGCCGATGATGGAGGTGGGCGCCCTCGTCGACGCCGCCCTCGCCGGTTTCGACCGGCGCGAGCCGGTGACGATCCCGCACCTCCACGACGCCGGCCAGTGGGACGCCTTCCAGGCCGCGCGCCAGGCGATGATCCCGGGTTTCGGCACGGTCGAGCCGGCCCCGCGCTACGCCCCGGCCGCGTAA
- a CDS encoding DUF7305 domain-containing protein encodes MRRFWRNEEGGVTLLSGVTMPVMLGIGAFAVDLGVLRYNSMRLQIAADAGAIAGVRQLPDTAKAIQAAVTVANLNAPRNAGQVTLASDVELVVYDAAAKTYRAAGATANAVRVTAVRDAAHQNQVLGIFSRFAGSAGPFSLSARSTAIMTSDEEGGAGSACLYALDPTNSDTLTIAGSTMVTLSCAARAKSSSAAAISSNGNAAQMTATSICQATTPSLSPRGYSPAVSKCGSPTADPLAAIAEPTPINCKSGGTLSGTLTPGCYSGSTTFRGSVTLAAGTYYFQGASIKINSNASISGSGVTLFLDADSSLTINGTPSVSLTAPSSGSLKGIVLFQSRGATGASLSISGNSSVFLDGVLYAPATAVTFTGNGTTTNPARYGSVIASQVHFTGNSAFAFGSTLPSAPVNGRSALIN; translated from the coding sequence ATGCGGAGGTTCTGGCGCAACGAGGAGGGCGGAGTCACGCTGCTCTCCGGGGTGACCATGCCCGTCATGCTCGGCATCGGCGCCTTCGCCGTCGATCTGGGCGTGCTGCGCTACAACAGCATGCGCCTGCAGATCGCGGCCGATGCTGGCGCGATCGCGGGCGTGCGCCAGTTGCCCGACACGGCGAAGGCGATCCAGGCAGCCGTGACGGTGGCTAACCTGAACGCACCGCGCAACGCTGGCCAAGTGACGCTCGCCAGTGATGTTGAGTTGGTCGTCTACGATGCCGCCGCCAAGACGTACCGAGCGGCGGGCGCGACCGCGAACGCCGTGCGGGTGACGGCGGTTCGAGACGCCGCGCACCAGAACCAAGTGCTCGGCATCTTCTCGCGCTTTGCCGGTTCGGCCGGTCCGTTCAGCCTGTCGGCCCGCTCGACCGCGATCATGACGAGTGATGAAGAGGGCGGCGCGGGCTCGGCCTGCCTGTACGCGCTCGACCCCACGAACTCAGATACGCTCACGATCGCCGGCAGCACAATGGTCACCCTGAGCTGCGCGGCGAGGGCGAAATCCTCCTCGGCGGCAGCGATCTCATCGAATGGCAACGCCGCTCAGATGACGGCCACCTCGATCTGCCAGGCAACTACGCCGTCCCTGAGCCCGCGCGGCTACAGCCCGGCGGTCAGCAAATGCGGCTCGCCCACGGCCGACCCGCTCGCGGCGATCGCCGAACCCACGCCCATTAACTGCAAGTCGGGCGGCACCTTGAGCGGCACGCTCACGCCGGGCTGTTATAGCGGCTCGACGACGTTCAGAGGCAGCGTCACCCTGGCTGCTGGGACCTACTACTTCCAGGGCGCATCGATCAAAATCAACAGCAACGCCAGCATCTCAGGATCGGGGGTGACCCTGTTCCTCGACGCGGACTCGTCTCTGACGATCAATGGCACGCCTTCGGTCAGCTTGACGGCTCCGAGCAGCGGATCGCTCAAGGGCATCGTGCTCTTCCAATCGCGCGGGGCAACCGGCGCGTCCCTGTCGATCAGCGGCAACTCCTCGGTGTTTCTCGACGGCGTGCTGTACGCACCGGCCACCGCGGTGACGTTTACGGGCAACGGGACGACCACGAACCCGGCCCGCTACGGTTCGGTGATCGCATCGCAGGTGCACTTCACCGGCAACTCGGCCTTCGCGTTTGGCTCGACGCTCCCGAGCGCGCCGGTCAATGGGCGTTCTGCGTTGATCAATTAG